The Juglans microcarpa x Juglans regia isolate MS1-56 chromosome 2D, Jm3101_v1.0, whole genome shotgun sequence DNA window TATTTTGTTGCCTAAAGATGGTTTTAGTTGTATAGAGAGTTTTCTTATGgtcatattttagttattttatagtttttgtgGTGGTATCtgtatttgtaattatttagaatttaatggcTCTAGCCGAACTTGTGAATGGGCTTTTTAGGATCATTGTATTATAGTTGTGAATACTTTGGAGGTTgtgtatatgatatatattgtaaacagggaaaaagttttgaaaatatagaCAAAACTCTATCTGTTTATAGTTTTGGGTTTGGGACGTTACACTCACTACAATGATATGAAACCCCTGATAATAATACATAACAAAGAAATGGaggatagaaagaaagaaaagaagaaaaaaagatatctgaaaacagataaaataaaatcttcacCACCTTGTATTTCTCCAAGCAGTTCCTAATAGTTCCCATCTCATGAGTAAGAAACCAACGAGCAGCTTCAGCTGTGCCAAAGTGGGTGGAATACCCTTCAAATGTCACTTCTCCATCGCTCGAAGAAACAATATCAGTGATAAGGTCATAGACAGTTTGAGTGCCACGGATTCCAAGGATCACAAGTTTCCTACGGGCATCAACCCCAATGTAATATCCAGGTCTCATCAGACTGGaattttttacaaacttcaaaacattgCTTTCTCGAATCATACTGTTCCTTGAAAGACCAGCAGCATCACCCTTATAACAACCTTTCGCTAACTCCAGATGGTAGATGAGGTCTTGCACCTAATATAAGAAACCATAACCCCTTTAGAACTTTGGATTTCTGAAGCAAGATTACCAAAGAAGTATGCAAAATCACAGAACGAAAAAGGAGTGTTTATTGTGTTCATATGAATTTATTATAGAATTTACTATTGAGTCTGATGTGATCTGAACACCCTTAACATCTTCAAATGGATTTGTAGATGCTTGACGaagataaataagaaataagccAATTGTGAGATCGCTCAGGCTCCAATCCTGGATTCCAATCTTACTCCGTTGAATGCTTGCAATAATTTCTGAAACTGACCGATTGACAGGTGGGGGTTCATTTCTCAATCCATCTCCTGCATATTTCGAATGGTAAATAAGTCTCCACAACCAACACAACCTAAAGATTTCAAATTTCTCACATACAGTTACCCAAATGTAACACCATCTCCACAAGCTATATCATAAGATGAAAAGCACGACAAAAACATAAACAGACCTGTTGGCAGGGCCCACCTACACAATTGCAGAGCTGGTTCAAGAGCTTTTGTGAGCCAAGCAAGCTCCAACCTCCCCTTCGTATCACTCAGATCTTCATCTTTGCAACTGTATTTGCTGAGCCTAGAACCACTGCACATCTTCTTCTCAACTTTAGACTCCACAGAAACTTCTTTCTGCATACCTGCTCCTACCTTATCTGCTTTTGACCGTGTTAGCTGAAACCGATTGAGAACACTATACACATAACTTTGATAACTTCCACATCTCTTCAGACAATTTGTAGTATAATCTGCCAAAAAAAACAGTATTAATCAAAACGTTTTTATATACTGAAACAAGAAAACCCACATTTGCTGTCCATATTCGAGATTACACTCATAGGGTAAATCTCTCCAATTTATATTGGA harbors:
- the LOC121250531 gene encoding uncharacterized protein LOC121250531; its protein translation is MVYRPVKGIFHHIHYTTNCLKRCGSYQSYVYSVLNRFQLTRSKADKVGAGMQKEVSVESKVEKKMCSGSRLSKYSCKDEDLSDTKGRLELAWLTKALEPALQLCRWALPTGDGLRNEPPPVNRSVSEIIASIQRSKIGIQDWSLSDLTIGLFLIYLRQASTNPFEDVKGVQITSDSIVQDLIYHLELAKGCYKGDAAGLSRNSMIRESNVLKFVKNSSLMRPGYYIGVDARRKLVILGIRGTQTVYDLITDIVSSSDGEVTFEGYSTHFGTAEAARWFLTHEMGTIRNCLEKYKGYRLRLVGHSLGGATASLLAIMIRRKSVEELGFSPDIVSAVGYASPPCVSRELAESCSDYVNTIVMQDDIIPRLSIASLTRLRNEILQTDWMSVVEKEDWKNVINLVTNAKQVVSSVQDVARKLADYADFRNKRTYSDVSFREELPAAPVSTLVSTAKENIVIEKEVAASTVPEELFVPGTVFYLKRNADTRAGISREFFTLWKRHPAEHFLRIVLSSNLISDHKCDSHYYALRDVLKGLPCPNDEAIFR